A region from the Leucoraja erinacea ecotype New England chromosome 18, Leri_hhj_1, whole genome shotgun sequence genome encodes:
- the LOC129705642 gene encoding ovochymase-2 produces the protein MKPPTSAQIFLIVLMFHSSPGTDSKAMDNPKVVKCGVRPEQGGAQYLLGLWKRIVGGTESKAGAHPWQVSLKRRNVHYCGGTIISAKWVLTAAHCLRDSNILTMLTVTAGEHNLKTKDSGEQRQTVRRYIIHPNFKPAFPAEYDIALLELNGNFKFGSTVYPACLPAEEDNFGKGTVCTTTGWGRLSEGGMLPNTPQEVDLPILDLKTCLKVMKLVIKRFKGDTLLCAGFPNGGKDACQGDSGGPLMCRGKGGAWTVAGVTSWGMGCGRNWKDNGKKSPNARGTPGVFTQVKALKSWIQRNTKSAFKGRNRSILSGVEPETSGDTQPTEAIHYSPECGDLLLTRAQGEIQAASSMNQSNCLWRIIAPNNRIVKLDVKAFNGSVEGEDCAFSLSVFDGETAGKNMKARLCEGQTSSPIWSSGPALTVEFTGRLNSTSAGVQLAYTTHTSKNDQQLLA, from the exons TTGTGAAGTGTGGCGTTCGCCCTGAGCAGGGAGGTGCCCAGTACTTGCTGGGCTTGTGGAAGCGTATCGTTGGGGGCACGGAGTCAAAGGCTGGAGCCCACCCTTGGCAG GTGTCTTTGAAACGGCGTAACGTACACTACTGTGGAGGGACCATCATCAGCGCAAAATGGGTGCTAACGGCAGCTCACTGCCTGCGGGACAG CAACATCTTGACCATGTTGACGGTGACGGCTGGTGAGCACAACCTGAAGACCAAGGATAGCGGGGAGCAGAGACAGACGGTCAGACGCTACATCATCCACCCCAATTTCAAGCCCGCCTTCCCTGCGGAGTACGACATCGCTCTGCTGGAACTCAACGGCAACTTCAAATTTG GATCGACTGTTTATCCGGCTTGCCTTCCCGCAGAGGAGGATAACTTTGGCAAAGGAACCGTCTGCACCACCACTGGCTGGGGCCGGCTGTCTGAGG GTGGAATGCTGCCAAACACCCCGCAAGAAGTCGACCTTCCCATCCTGGACCTCAAGACCTGCTTAAAGGTGATGAAGCTGGTGATAAAACGATTCAAGGGGGACACACTCCTGTGTGCGGGCTTCCCCAACGGGGGAAAGGATGCCTGTCAG GGTGATTCAGGAGGTCCCCTGATGTGCCGGGGGAAGGGTGGCGCCTGGACCGTGGCCGGTGTCACCTCGTGGGGGATGGGCTGCGGCCGCAACTGGAAGGACAACGGAAAAAAATCGCCCAACGCCCGTGGAACCCCAGGGGTCTTCACACAGGTGAAGGCTCTGAAGTCCTGGATTCAGCGGAATACAAAGAGCG CATTTAAAGGACGCAACAGATCGATTTTATCTG GCGTTGAGCCGGAGACTTCAGGGGACACACAACCTACCGAGGCGATTCATTACTCCCCTGAATGCGGAGACCTGCTGTTGACGAGAGCCCAGGGAGAGATCCAAGCGGCCAGTTCCATGAACCAGTCTAA TTGCCTGTGGAGGATCATAGCACCAAACAACAGAATTGTTAAACTGGACGTCAAAGCCTTTAATGGCAGCGTGGAGGGTGAGGATTGTGCGTTTTCTCTTTCCGTCTTTGATGGAGAAACTGCTGGCAAAAACATGAAGG CGAGGTTGTGTGAGGGTCAAACCTCTTCGCCCATCTGGTCCAGTGGCCCAGCACTAACGGTGGAATTCACTGGCAGGTTGAACAGCACTTCAGCTGGTGTCCAGTTggcttacaccacccacacctcGAAGAACGACCAACAACTCCTCGCGTGA
- the rep15 gene encoding rab15 effector protein, protein MCFYFYRETTVSSKGIKPLPNMNSNILKDFLKIPEKSSFVQQFNQCAIAASQRVKEYIGFEDPECKLKIRNSMLSDIFLMTYINRSVQCKVVEAISCTRMTEEQAMLMGADWVWAVHDGPSKNPKLQIAVQVIHMEREREEVEEKMFKASESMKLARAETFNKSNHEKIADFCSSIGRDCYGLFLFFGCKGDPKSVCGVLSNDFHARLGNSQELDDVFLLECMEKTKNFVTPGRMLDLILQKDGPSEDSKPICVKFTQ, encoded by the coding sequence ATGTGTTTCTATTTTTACAGGGAAACCACTGTATCGTCCAAAGGGATTAAGCCACTGCCAAATATGAACTCTAATATCTTAAAAGATTTCCTGAAAATACCGGAGAAGTCTTCCTTTGTTCAACAATTCAACCAGTGCGCCATCGCTGCATCCCAAAGAGTCAAAGAATACATTGGATTTGAGGACCCGGAATGCAAGCTGAAGATACGTAATTCCATGCTGTCTGATATTTTCTTGATGACCTACATTAACCGGAGCGTCCAGTGCAAAGTGGTGGAAGCCATCAGTTGTACGCGGATGACGGAGGAACAAGCCATGCTGATGGGGGCAGATTGGGTCTGGGCCGTGCACGACGGGCCTTCCAAGAACCCCAAGCTGCAGATTGCCGTGCAGGTGATCCACatggagagggagcgagaggaggtggaggagaagaTGTTCAAGGCCTCCGAATCCATGAAACTGGCCAGGGCCGAGACCTTCAACAAATCCAACCACGAGAAGATTGCCGATTTCTGCTCCTCCATCGGCAGGGATTGTTACGGACTCTTCCTCTTCTTCGGGTGCAAGGGAGACCCCAAGTCCGTCTGCGGGGTCCTCAGCAATGACTTCCACGCCCGCCTGGGGAACAGCCAGGAGCTGGATGACGTGTTCCTGCTGGAGTGCATGGAGAAGACCAAGAACTTCGTCACTCCAGGAAGGATGCTGGACCTGATCCTTCAAAAGGATGGTCCGTCCGAGGACTCAAAGCCAATCTGTGTCAAATTCACTCAGTGA